The following is a genomic window from Dermatophilaceae bacterium Soc4.6.
GTCCAGCCCATCCCTGCTCCACCGGTCCAGCCAGTCGACCCCGTCGCGGATCCAGTCGCGCCCTTTACCGGCGACGCACCTCCACCGCAGTTCGGCGACTGAGGCGGCTGGGTCGTGGGCCGGGCGGAGGAGGACGACCGTGTGATCCTGCAGGGTCCGTTCGATGATGGCTCGCCCGGCCGGGGTGGTGACGTGGGTGTGGCCCGCTCCGAACGCGATGACGGCGTGACGATGCTCGTGCAGGAGCCGTGGGACGGCATGGGCCAGCGCCTCCTCCCACGCCAGATGCGCCCGCTCGTAGCCGGCGACCTCGATGAGGTCGGCGAAACGGGTCAGCGGCCAGCCGGCCTCCTCGTAGTACGGAAGTGAAGCCTCGTCGGCGTCGACGAACGCCACGCCCAGGGCCGACGCGACCAAGGGGCCGACCGTCGACTTACCCGCTCCCGGCGGACCGATCAGGACCAGAGTCACACCCCTAGTCAACACCGGCTGCTCCTCCGGTTGGGCCGTCCTCAGCGAGCCCTGGCCAACGGTTTTCCTGTTGGGTCTGTGTTTCTCGCAAGCGCGCCCGTCCCGGGGCGCGCGCTGTACCGCATCCAGGATGAGCAGGTGCCGCTTCGGGGACGACTCCCTAGATTGTTGGGGTGCGCCCACCCGACCCCGTCTTTGCGGACCCACGCCTCGCCGCCCTGTACGACGTCCTCGACGACGACCGCTGCGACCTCGATGCGTATGTCGACCTCGCTGACGAGCTGTGTGCCGGCCGGGTGGTCGACATCGGGTGCGGGACGGGTTCACTGGCCGTCCGGTTGGCGCGGACCGGCAGGACCGTGATCGGCGTCGACCCTGCCGGTGCCTCGTTGGACATCGCCCGGACGAAGCCGCTGGCGGAGAGCGTGACCTGGGTGCAGGGTGACGCCACCGCCCTCGTGGGACGGGAAGTCGGAGCCGACCTCGTGGTGATGACAGGGAACGTCGCGCAGGTGTTCGTCTCCGACGCAGACTGGAGCACGACGCTGGAAGCCGTGCACGACTGCCTGCACCTCGGTGGCTGGTTCGTGTTCGAGACCCGCCGACCGGAGGTCCGCGACTGGGAACAATGGCATGTCGCGCTGACGACGATTGACCTGGCTGACGGAAACAGCGTGATCGTGGGGCGGACTGTGACCGAGGTCGCTCCGCCGCTGGTGACCTTCGAGTCGCAGACGACGGTGGGTGGCCAGGTCATCGCGTCGGCGTCCACGCTGCGTTTCCGGGGCCGCGATGAGATCGAGCAGGATCTGAGCGAGCACGGCTTCGACCTCGTCGACGTGCGCGACGCACCTGACCGCCCGGGAAAGGAGCTCGTCTTCCTGGCCCACCGCGCCACCGGTCCGCGCAGAGTCGACGCCGTCCGAACCCGGTCGACAGCAGGCGAACCCTCACACCGCGTGGAGGACGTACGCCCGCATCTGCTGTGATCCGTGCGCTATGCCCCAGGTCATAGGCTGCGTCCTTCCGTCGCTATGACCGTCAAGCCGGCGCGTCAGAGGCCGGTGGCCGGCAAGGCCCGTCTCGCAGGCGGAACTGTTCGCGAGAGCAGCGGACACCGCTCGACGCCACGTCTTCCGATCGCCGTACGCGGATCCCTGCCCGGGAACGCGCGCGCAACGCGGCATGTGAGGCGCGGCCGAGGCTTCACCCGACGCAGAACTCGTTGCCCTCAGGGTCAGTCATGACGGCGAGGTCGCCGTCGTCGCGGGTCAGATTTGCTCCAAGCGACAGCAGCCGACGAACCTCCTCTTCGTGGCTTGACGCGGGACGTAGATCGAAGTGTTGACGGTTCTTCGCCGTCTTGCCCTCAGGAACGCGTACGAACCAGAGAGAGGGTCCGCCCCAACCAGCAGGTTCAACCCAGGCCCGGTCAGGGGTGCTGTCCTCATCGACATTCGAACTTAAGGCCGAGGCCCAGAATGCCGCCATCCGCAGAGGCTCGCGGCAGTCGAAGGTGACCGACTTGATGAACGAAACCATGCGGTCACGCTACGTCGAGTCGATGCCCTGTCATCGGCATATCCGTTCGTGTCGGGTGGTTGTCGCCGACGTACCACTGGAGAACCCCGGACCGGGAACGCGCTCCCAACGCGGCATGTGAGTGCGTCTCGCCCGGACGCTGGTAGCGTCGGAATCCGTGATCATATGGCTCAACGGCACCTACGGCGGAGGCAAGACTACGACCAGCGCCCTTGTGCAGGAGCTGATCCCGAACTCACGAGTCTTCGATGCTGAGAAGGTCGGCGAGACACTCATGGACATCACGCCAGGGTTGCCCAGCACGGACAACTTCCAGCACTGGCCGCCGTGGCGACCGCTCGTGGTCGAGACCGCCCGCCACGTACTCGACTTCACCGGCGGCACCTTGGTGATGCCTATGACCGTGCTGGTGGAGGAGTACTGGCGCGAGATCAGCTCGGGCCTCGCCCAACATGCCATCCCGGTGCGGCACTTCGTCCTCCACGCTGAGCAAGACACCCTCCGCAAACGCATCGAGGGCGACACCCGCCTCGGGCCCTCCTCATTCCGTCTGAACTATCTCGAGCCCTACGCCGAAGCGGCCCGCACTTTGGCTGCACGGCGAGGCCGAGGTCGTCGACACCACGCACCTCACACCCGGTCAGGCCGCCCTCCAGATCGCGGACGCCATCAAGAGTGGAGACCCGGCACGCTCAGCGGCAGATCCGGTTGTGACTTGCAGCGGTTGATGGCGCGGTTCTTGCAGCGCTATATGGCCGGGTCGATGGTGCCCTTCCTAGGCGTGGTCTTGGCCTTAGGGGGATCCGCCATTGGGACGCCGCTGCGGGCGAATTGGCTGCGGGTGCTATCCGAGGCGCTCGTGAGAAGATGCCCAGGATCACCGGACCAGGGGGGAACCACGGTGAGGGGACAATAGGACAGGGTAGGGGGATGCCGACCAGCCTTGACAGAGCTGCCTACTTCGACGGCTGGTACACCGACATGGGCAGAACACCCCTCAAGGACCAGATCGAGCAGCGCCACCTGGGACTCCCGCCGCAGCTGCTCTCGACGAGCCTGCTGACCTGGGAGGGGATTGCCGAGGTCGTCTCCTCGCTCCGGCTATCTCCTGGTGACCTGCTGCTGGACCTCGCGTGTGGTCGCGGCGGCTACGGACTCGAGATCGCGTCCCGGACGGGAGCGCGACTCTTGGGGCTCGACTTCTCGCCCGAGGCCGTGCGGCAGGCCCGGGGGCAGGCCGCCCACCTCCAGCGGCAGCCGAGTTCGCTGTCGGCCGGCTGGAGGCCACCGGGCTGGCGTCGGCCTCGGTCGACGCGGCGATCGTCGTCGACGCTGTTCAGTTCGCTGATCCTGCGCAGGCGGCGTACGGCGAGCTGGCCAGGGTGGTGCGGTCCGGTGGCCGGGTGGCGTTGACCTGCTGGGAGGCGCGCATCCCCGACGACCCGACGGTGCCCGCCAGGTTGCGGTCGCTCGACCTGCGCGAAGGACTGACCCACGCCGGTTTCACCGACGTCGTCGTCGTCGAGCGGAAGGCCTGGCGTACGGCCGAGCACGCGATGTGGATGGAGGCGGTGGCCCTCGACCCCGGGGACAACGACGCCGCGCTTCGGTCGTTCCACGACGAGGGGGTGCGCGCCCTGGCCACCCATGACGCGCTGCGCCGCGTGCTGGCCACCGCGACCGCCCCCGGGCGCTGAGTCTGACCACACGCCACCGCCAACCGGGTGCCCGGCGCCCTGACATGTTGCGCCTCAGCCACTCTCGAGCCGAGTTTGCGTGACTTCTTGGATGGCTCCTGCCGTGGCCCGGCCCACAGCGGCGCAGGGTCCCGACGGCGCGATGACGGTCTACCGGTGTGCAGTGCGTGCTAATCCGAGGCCGGCAAGACCACAGACGACGTCGAGGAACGTCAGGGACGACGACACCGTGGTCGGCGCATCACGGAACGCCTGCACCACGGCCGCGACGCTGAGCGTCAGCGCGATGACGTAAAGGCCCATCCCGACCCGTCGACGGGTCTGACCGGAGCCCCTGGTCGGTGTCGTTGTGGGATGGTTTGACCCTAGCGGTGGCGGTCAGGTCCCTCACCCGGATGGCCCGAAGGGTTGCTGCGGGAGACTCGCCCCCATGGAGATCAGCCGCGAGACCGTGCGCAAGTTGATCAGGCAACAGTTTCCGCAGTGGGCCGAGCTCACGGTGACCCCGGTGCCCGAGCAGGGAAACGACAACCGCACGTTCCGGCTAGGTGAGGAGCTGGCGGTGCGCCTGCCGAGCGCCGAGGGGTACGTCGCGGGCGTCGTCAAGGAGGACCTGTGCCTGCCGGTGATGGCGCGTCACCTCACCACCGGTGTCCCCGTCCCGGTCGCGACCGGGGTGCCGAGCGAACAGTACCCGTACCCGTGGTCGGTACGGCGCTGGATCACCGGCACCACACCCGACCGAGACCCCGACCTCGACCGTGTCGCCCTGGCCAAGGAGCTGGGCGTGTTTTTGCGCGAGCTGAGGGCGGTCCCGACGGGCCAGGGGCCAGCAGCCGGGGCGCATTCCTTCTACCGCGGCACTCACCCCAGCGTCTACGGCGACCAGGTCCAGCAGGCTCTCGGGCAGCTCGCGAACGAGGTGGACGTCGAGGCCTGCCACGCCATCTGGGCCGAAGTCGTCCGTACGGCGTGGCCGAGCGACCCGGTCTGGTTCCACGGAGACGTCGCACTGGGCAACATCCTGACCGACGGCGGGCGCCTGGTCGCGGTGATCGACTTCGGCACCTGCGGGGTGGGCGATCCCGCGTGCGACCTGGTGATCGCCTGGACCATGTTCACCGACGCCGAGCGCGGCATCTTCCGGGACGCGGCCGCGCTTCCCGACGACGCGTGGGCGCGGGGCAGAGGGTGGGCGCTGTGGAAGGCGCTGGTGACGCTGTGCGACCCGACCAGCAAGCTGTACCCGCACCAGGCGCGCGCGCTCGACGACGTCATTGCGGACTATCGGGACGACTGACAGCAGCCCGGTGTCGCACCCCGCGGCTGCGAGACCACGAGATGCTCTTGCGCGCCGCACCCGGCAACGCCGACACCGAGCCCGCTACCGGGGAGTCGTCCATCGTGACGAAACTGGGTGTTCCGGACGGGTCGTCATGTGCCAGTCTGCCCCCATGACGAGCAGCGACCTCTGGGATGCCGAGACGGCTGAGCACTACGACGAGACCTCGGCTTTCATGTTCGCGCCGGAGGTCCTGGAGCCGGCGGTCCGCTTCCTGGCCGAGCTGGCCGGTGAGGGCCCGGTGCTGGAGCTCGCGATCGGGACCGGACGGGTCGCGATCCCGTTGGTTGAACGGGGTGTCCCGGTGAGCGGCATCGAGCTCTCGCAGCCGATGGTCGACAAGCTGCGAGAGAAGCGGACGGACATCCCCGTCGTGGTCGGTGACATGGCGACCAGCACGGTGCCCGGGCAGTTCTCGCTCGTCTACATCGCGTGGAACGGCATCGGGAACCTTCGGACCCAGGGCGAGCAGGTCGCCTGCTTCCGCAACGCGGCGCGCCATCTCGCGCCGGGGGGACGATTCGTCATCGAGCTGTGGGTCCCTGGCATCCGACGCTTCCCGCCCGGTCAGGAAGCCGTGCCCTTCCACGTCGGGCAACGACACGTCGGCTTCGACACGTACGACATGACCACCCAGCAGGGCACGTCCCATCACTACTCACGACACCCCGACGACACCGTGACTTACGGCGCCAGCAACTTCCGCTACATCTGGCCGGCCGAGTGCGACCTCATGGCCCAGCTGGCCGGGATGGATCTCGAGTCCCGAGTCGCCGACTGGAACGGCAACCCCTTCACCAACGACAGCGAGACCCACGTCTCAGTCTGGCGCAAGCCAGCCTGAGTCTGGCCAGCGCCGATCGGCACGCGGGCGTGCCACATCGGGATCCCCTGCGGGACGAGACCGCAGACGTCGACGACCTTAAGGATGGAGACAACCTCATTGCGAACGTGGTTCGGCTATCGGGACAGCTATCAGAGCCGGGACGGGGTAGGTCCGGTGAGACCCTCGCTCCATCTCGGCGGCTGTCACACTGGATTGATGGACGACGACTTCGACCTGGCTGGTGCGCTCGGGACCGCGCCGGCGGCGACCGCGGCGTTGGCTTGGGTGCAGACGATCCGCCACGGCCGCTTTGATGCGGCGTGGACGGCGATGGCTGACGATTTCCGTCTGGTGTGCGTGCAAGACTGGATTATATAGAATCCGGCGGTTATGTCCGACCCGTCGGTGACCGGTACACGTGACGACCTTGCAGCGGAACTCGCAGCACCCTCGCCGACGCATCCCCTCTGGGTACACGTGGCGCGGGTATCGGAGCGGGCGGTACGCAGCGTGACGACGGAGGTGGTTGGCGGTGAGAAGCTCGGTGCGGCTACGCAGCCGCGGCCGATGGGCTTGGACTTGGAGCTGATCCTGCTAATCCCGCAGGATCAGTTGGATCTCGACGAGCATGGGGTTCACGTGTGGCAGCCGGGGCAGTCGGTCAGTGGATTGTCCCTGCTGTTGCAGCACGGGCCCGACGGGTGGCGCGTG
Proteins encoded in this region:
- a CDS encoding shikimate kinase produces the protein MGPQRRGRVGAPQQSRESSPKRHLLILDAVQRAPRDGRACEKHRPNRKTVGQGSLRTAQPEEQPVLTRGVTLVLIGPPGAGKSTVGPLVASALGVAFVDADEASLPYYEEAGWPLTRFADLIEVAGYERAHLAWEEALAHAVPRLLHEHRHAVIAFGAGHTHVTTPAGRAIIERTLQDHTVVLLRPAHDPAASVAELRWRCVAGKGRDWIRDGVDWLDRWSRDGLDDHLATKTVYTMGRSPTQVASDVQLAMTSAIAKPF
- a CDS encoding class I SAM-dependent methyltransferase → MRPPDPVFADPRLAALYDVLDDDRCDLDAYVDLADELCAGRVVDIGCGTGSLAVRLARTGRTVIGVDPAGASLDIARTKPLAESVTWVQGDATALVGREVGADLVVMTGNVAQVFVSDADWSTTLEAVHDCLHLGGWFVFETRRPEVRDWEQWHVALTTIDLADGNSVIVGRTVTEVAPPLVTFESQTTVGGQVIASASTLRFRGRDEIEQDLSEHGFDLVDVRDAPDRPGKELVFLAHRATGPRRVDAVRTRSTAGEPSHRVEDVRPHLL
- a CDS encoding VOC family protein, with amino-acid sequence MVSFIKSVTFDCREPLRMAAFWASALSSNVDEDSTPDRAWVEPAGWGGPSLWFVRVPEGKTAKNRQHFDLRPASSHEEEVRRLLSLGANLTRDDGDLAVMTDPEGNEFCVG
- a CDS encoding methyltransferase domain-containing protein is translated as MPTSLDRAAYFDGWYTDMGRTPLKDQIEQRHLGLPPQLLSTSLLTWEGIAEVVSSLRLSPGDLLLDLACGRGGYGLEIASRTGARLLGLDFSPEAVRQARGQAAHLQRQPSSLSAGWRPPGWRRPRSTRRSSSTLFSSLILRRRRTASWPGWCGPVAGWR
- a CDS encoding aminoglycoside phosphotransferase family protein; amino-acid sequence: MEISRETVRKLIRQQFPQWAELTVTPVPEQGNDNRTFRLGEELAVRLPSAEGYVAGVVKEDLCLPVMARHLTTGVPVPVATGVPSEQYPYPWSVRRWITGTTPDRDPDLDRVALAKELGVFLRELRAVPTGQGPAAGAHSFYRGTHPSVYGDQVQQALGQLANEVDVEACHAIWAEVVRTAWPSDPVWFHGDVALGNILTDGGRLVAVIDFGTCGVGDPACDLVIAWTMFTDAERGIFRDAAALPDDAWARGRGWALWKALVTLCDPTSKLYPHQARALDDVIADYRDD
- a CDS encoding class I SAM-dependent methyltransferase → MTSSDLWDAETAEHYDETSAFMFAPEVLEPAVRFLAELAGEGPVLELAIGTGRVAIPLVERGVPVSGIELSQPMVDKLREKRTDIPVVVGDMATSTVPGQFSLVYIAWNGIGNLRTQGEQVACFRNAARHLAPGGRFVIELWVPGIRRFPPGQEAVPFHVGQRHVGFDTYDMTTQQGTSHHYSRHPDDTVTYGASNFRYIWPAECDLMAQLAGMDLESRVADWNGNPFTNDSETHVSVWRKPA